In one Fluviispira vulneris genomic region, the following are encoded:
- a CDS encoding PspA/IM30 family protein: protein MGFLDSLGRFFSSAFGLAEGKTQRMTDKMVTSNADAIRSQFRKTKEDWSKDYQEMREAVAELIRIREMKAEEVKKISKESEELQQKMAGAIELYKKNPDERYKAAYTQLADKSEKNEQRVKELEAEITEQQQAIERYKVRLLELQTQIDSLNKEEAETVADIISSQKIKELNDRLSGLSVDSSSKNLEAIRNARQKSKAVAKLSTELTGAEKTDLDKELSLAGSRSKHLSAFEDAINANKTSIKNDPFAELPSSSNISYNKKDTVDIEISKLNSGNK from the coding sequence ATGGGTTTTTTAGATAGCTTAGGGCGTTTTTTTTCAAGTGCATTCGGACTTGCAGAAGGTAAAACACAAAGGATGACTGACAAAATGGTTACATCCAATGCCGATGCCATCCGCTCACAATTTCGCAAAACAAAAGAAGATTGGAGCAAAGATTACCAAGAAATGCGTGAAGCCGTTGCAGAACTCATTCGAATTCGTGAAATGAAAGCAGAAGAAGTTAAAAAGATATCTAAAGAATCTGAAGAACTTCAACAAAAAATGGCTGGTGCAATAGAACTTTATAAGAAAAATCCAGATGAGCGCTACAAAGCAGCCTATACTCAACTTGCTGATAAATCTGAAAAGAATGAGCAAAGGGTCAAAGAGCTAGAAGCTGAGATCACCGAACAGCAACAAGCAATCGAACGCTATAAAGTTAGACTGTTAGAACTGCAAACACAAATAGATTCCCTCAATAAGGAAGAAGCAGAAACTGTTGCTGATATTATCAGCAGTCAAAAAATCAAAGAACTCAACGATCGCCTTTCAGGATTGTCCGTAGACTCATCCTCTAAAAATCTTGAAGCCATTCGCAATGCTCGGCAAAAATCAAAAGCTGTAGCAAAATTATCAACAGAATTAACAGGCGCTGAAAAAACAGATCTTGATAAAGAGCTTAGTTTAGCGGGCTCTCGCTCTAAACATCTCTCTGCATTTGAGGATGCTATAAACGCCAATAAAACATCAATTAAAAACGATCCTTTTGCAGAGTTACCAAGTAGTTCTAATATTTCATATAACAAAAAAGATACTGTTGACATAGAAATCAGTAAGCTCAACTCAGGAAATAAATAG